Below is a genomic region from bacterium.
GCAATGAAGAAGTGATACGCAACTATGTTGAAAAACAAGGTAAACAGTACAAACAAATCTATGATGCACAACTCTCATTTCTTGATGGCCTTGGGTGAGAGTTTGATACCTCGCAGCTCTGCTGCGGGGTAGTTCATTTGATCCGCACAAGGCACAAGGCATAAGGCATAAGGGGAAATACACGCAGAGCAATAATTCGGGGATCACTCCTGTGTCCCCTCTCTAAAGGTTAGAGAGGGGAATCAAAGGGGTGAGTTGGTGCAGTGTGGCGGGGTGCATTAAAAAACCCGCACAGCAGTTTGCCGTACGGGCTTTGTTTTTTCTTCCGACAGATCGTTATTACGGTGTTGTTACCGCACGAGTGTCATACGCTGCGATGCGGTGATCGCTCCTGCCTTTATGCTGACGATATACACACCGGAAGCCGACACAGCGCCACTTTCGTCTTTCCCGTCCCAGACCGTGGAGTGCGCGCCGGCGTTCATGCTTTGAGCGACGAGCGTCCGGACTTTCTGGCCTGCGAGATTGCGGATGTCGACAGTCACATATCCCTGTGCTGGCAGGGTGAAGCCGATGGTCGTCGAGGGATTGAACGGGTTCGGATACACGCCGGTGATGGTGATGAGCGTGGGAAGCTCATCCGGTGTATCGACCGCCGATATGGTGCCGCCGAACCGCGACACGCCGCCATCCGTAGCGAACCAGAGGGCGCCGTCAGGATCGAGCGCGATGGCGTTCACTTTGTTCGATGCGAGGCCGTCCGCGACTGTGTAGGTTTTCCAGCTCGTGCCGTCAAACCGCGATACTCCGTTGATCGTGCCGAACCACATGACGCCGTCCCTGTCCTGTGAGATGGCTTTGACGACATTGTCGGCGAGGCCGTCTTCGGTGGAATAGGTCGTCCAGTCCTTCTTTGTCTCATGCCCCTGGTGACGCGACACGCCCTTGTCGGTGCCGAACCACTGGTCGCCGTTCATCGCGATGTATGCGACATAGACTGTGTCGGACGGTATTCCGCTCCAGGCGATATCGTACGGCGATGCTGCGGTGATACCATCCACGCGCGACACGCCGCCGCCCTTGGTTCCGAGATATATCCAGCCGTCCTCGGCAGCGGCTATGGAGAGGACGGTGTTGTTCGAGAGCATGTCCTCGACCGTGTGGGTCGCCCATTCCTGGCCGGAGAACGTGGATACGCCCTTGTCGGTGCCGAACCATTTCACGTGGCCGGTATCGACAGCGGCCGAGTAGACTGTCAGCGATGCAAGCCCCGTGTTCTCAGGGGTATAGGGTGTCGCGACAGTTATGGCGTCAGGTTTCTCCACACCCATGACCGAAACGCCGCCGTTGGTTCCGACCCAGATTTCGGGGCCGTGCGAGGTTACCTCGTCGGCGATTACGTTGACGGTGTTATGGGCCAGCTTTAAATCGACCGTATATGTCGTCCATGTTAAACCGTCGAAACGGCAAAGACCGTTCACGGTGCCGAACCACCGGGCATTGGTGGCATCGATGCCTATAGCCCGGACCTCGTTAGCGGCGAGGCCGCTGTTGGCGGCTGTGTACGATGTCCATGTCTGTGCGCCGGAATACCCGGTAAAACAAGCCCCCATAAAAAGCAGAACCACCCATTGTGCTACTGACTTCATGGAAAAACTCCTTTTGCAGATAAATCGCCGATTGAGTTGTATTCGAACAGATAACATTGTTAACCGTTGTGACTCAAAGAGGGCTGTGAAAAAGCATATTTTTCACGAGCCCCGGGACGAAATGTGTTGTTTTGTTGCTGTCAAGGGCATGTAAATCGGCACTTCGTGCCGACCCTTGACAGCGTATATCACATAATATGGTGTTTATCACAACGCTTTTAAAAAAGATGCTGAAACACGTTCAGCATAACGGCGCTCATGTCACCCTGAATTTATTTCAGGGTCTATTGCACACTCTTATTACTTCATTGAACGCAACTATGCAAAGCTGTATGAATTATAGTTTATACCAGAGATTCTCTCTTTGCCGGGATTCACACGGGCGAATCGATGATCGGTCAAACGAAATTCCCGTAACTCAGCACGGCATCCTCCCGATGGAAGATGCCGCGCTCCGGAAAAGATATCCGGGTAATAAAATCTACTTCAGCAATACCATCCGCTTCGTTTCGGAGAAGCCACCGAACGTGAGACGGTATAAATATGTTCCCGATGCCCGCCTGGAGGTATTCCACACCGCCATGTGCGAACCGGCGGAACGGTAACCGTCCACAAGCACATCCACGAGCTGTCCCGAAGCGCTGTAGATTTCGAGACGGGTGTATCCGTAGGTCGGAAGCGAGAACTCGATCGATGTATTCGGATTGAACGGATTCGGGTAATTCTGGCTGAGAACGAACGCCTCGGGTTTTGTCTGCTCCTTGACACTTGTAATCGTGCCGTAATCATAGGGCTCGTTCAGTAAATGATAGTACGGTTCGTCCTGGCCGTTGTAATCCCTCGGGAGGTAGTACGTTTTAAGTGGCGTCCGTTCGAAATCGGTCAGAGGTGTCAGTACCGCTTCCCCGTTTTTCCACTCATAGACCGGGATGGCATGGGGATTGATCGTTTCGGAAAGGCCGCGCTCCATGGCTATGTGGAAAAGTCCCATATTTCCGGCTTCGTGACCTCCGAGCCAGTGGCCGATGATATCCGTGTAAAAGGGATTTTTTCCGAAAATGATGACGTTGGTCATATAATCCCATGCCTCGCCGTTTGGATTGTTTTCGTTCCCCTCCGGATTCGGGCCGAGCAGGAATCCGTTGCCGTCGCGGCCATAGATACCCTCGATAATGCACAATCCCGTATTGGTCACCGAATGGTTGTCGACCGTACGCTGAACCCATACTTCCATGCCGAGACCGCTGTTCCATGTCGTACCCGGTCTGTCCCAGCGCGGGATGCCGTCCGCAAGGTGACGTTCGAAGCTTGCGGTGATGTCGGACTTGGCATTCGGGTTTTTGTGGGTCAGTTGCAAAAGCCCGCTCATGGCACCGCAGAACCCGCAGTACCCGAGTGCAATACTTCCCTGATTGTTCTTGGCGGCGAGAGTCAGCCCCATGCCGTGGGATTTGAATTTTGAGATATTGAGGAGCCATGTGTCGGGCGCGTTTATCGGCCAGATATAGGGTATTTTCCTGAAAGCCATACCTTCGGGAGTATCGACCCACTGAAGGTAATCGGCCGAACTCGATGAACTCACGCCTCCCAGAAGATCGGCGCCGGTGCGTTCTGCCATCGCCGTGAAGCCCCGGGGCCCGAAATCTTCTGGGCAGTTTGCCTCGCGCATGTAAAACTGGCTTCCCGAGAAACCGAGTTCTTTCATGCTCTCGATGACACCTTCGACAAAATAGGGGTCGGTAATAATTCCCATTCCGTATTCAAGCGTATAATTCTTGTTGGAGGTGGAACTGCATGTCAGGTTTGGCTTGATTGCTATTTTATGGGTCAGCGGAATCCCGCCGTCCTCTTCCGCCTTCGGAACGATAACGCTTCGGCCGAAATCAAGACCGACTTTCAGTTTTGCTTCAGAGTTGGTCTTTACATCCACATCTGTCCGCATAATGAACACCGCTTCAGGATGGTTTTCGACGAAAGGGTGCAATCCGAAGAAACCCGCTGAATCCTGAGAGCGTTTTGCGAGTGTGCTGACAGTTCCGGTAAGACCAATTCCTCCGACTGCCGAGGCTGTTTTAATAAAATCTCTGCGACTGAACATTATCTCATCCTTCCTGCTGTAAATATAACGAATAATTATACAAAATATATGAAAACTTATCCAAGTAAACAACTGTTAAAGTGCAAAAAATAAGGTCAACTGCTGCCGGCCCTATGCCGGGAGCAGTTGACCTCCGGGATTACTTCAACAGCACCATCCGCTTCGTTTCGGAAAATCCCCCGAAAAGCAGCCGGTAAAAATAGGTTCCCGACGAGTAGTTGCCTGTATTCCAGACCGACATGTGCGAGCCGGCTTGATAGTAACCGTTCGCGAGAACATCCACAAGCTGCCCTGAAGTATTGTAAATCTCGAGACGGGCATATCCGTTTGAGGGCAGAACAAACTCGATGGATGTGTTCGGATTGAACGGGTTCGGATAGTTCTGGCCGAGAATGAACACTTCGGGTTTTCCGGGGGTTTTTACATCCGTTATCGTGCCATAATCGTACGGCTCGTTGACAAGGTGCCACTGGGGTTCGGTCTGGCCGTTGTAATCGCGCTGAATATAATATGTAAGGAGCGGGGTACGCTCGAAGTCGGTCAGCGGAGTGAGTTTTGCCGAGCCGTCCGGAGTCCACTCATAGACGGGAATCCGCATCGGATCGAGCACCTCGGCAAGACCGCGTTCGATCGCCATGTGGAAGAGGCCGAAATTGCCCGGTTCATGTCCTCCGAGCCAGTGGCCGATAATATCCGTGTAAAAGGGATTTTTACCGAAAATGACGATGTTGGTCATGTAATCGGTTGCCAGCCCCTGGGGATTCGGGCCTTCCACGAAGTTACCGTCACGGCCGTAAATACCCTCGATGATATGGATGCCCGGTTTGGTGACCGAATTGTTGTCGAGACAGCGGCTCGCCCATGTCTCCATCCCGAGGCCGGCGTTTGTGGAGTTCCCCGGCTTGTCCCACCGCGGAATACCGTCCGCGACATGACGGTTATAATTGTTTCTGATGTCGGTCTGCGCGTTTGGATTCCTGTGGCTGCTGCTCATGTCCATGCTGGAACCGAATGATGTGCAGTGCTCCTGGTAATTGTGAGCAATGGTTCCCTGGAGATTTTTAGCGCACAGGGTAAGACCCATGCCATGCGCCTTGAATTTCGCGACGTTGATGAGGAACGAATCGGGAGCGTTGATCGGCCAGAGATAGGGTATCCTCGTGAACCAAACCCCTTCCGGAACATCCATCCACTGGAGGTTGTTGGCGCTGATTTCGCCGACTTTTGCCTCAAGGTCCCTTACTTCTGCGCCCGTGCGTTTGCCCAGATCGATGTAGCCGCCTTCGGCAAAATCCTCGAAACAGTTGACTTCCCGGATAAAAAACTGACTACCCGAAAAGCCGAGCTCCTTCATGCTCTCGATAATACCCTCGACAAAAAAGGAGTCGGTCACAACGCCCATTGTTCCTTCGGTCGTGTAGCCTTTCATCCACTTGCCTCTGCAGGTGAGATTGGGCTTTATGGGAATATTGTATGTCAGAGGGATTCCGCCGTCACTTTCGCTTTTAGGGATTAACACACTCCTTCCGAAATCGACACCGGCAAGACGTTTTGCATCCGAGTTTGTTTTGGTATCGACAGTGGTCTTCATGATGAACACCGCTTCCGGATGAGATTCAATGAAGGGATGAACCCCGAAAAAACCGCTCGAATCCTGATACCGTGAATCGAGAGCATAGAGAGTACCGGTTAATCCAAGACCGCTCACTGCTGAAGCTGTTTTAAGAAAATCTCTGCGGCTGACCATGATTATCCCCAATCGTTTTCAGATAAACTTATTGCAGTCACCAGAATTAACCATCATTACTATCGGAGTAAAAACAAATCATGCTCCGATGAGGTTTTTTAAAACGCTGGTCACTCTATAAGACGATACATCCGCTCTATTGTTCCGTACTTTAAGAAGAATACTTAACAAGCGGGGGAAAATTACCGTTTTGTGAGATCATCACCGAGCGGGGTTCCGTCATATTTCCCTTTTTCCAGCGGCACCGCAATACTGAGAAGTTCCATGTCTTTACCGGAATTGTTATAAAGACCATGAGCCCCATGGAGGAGACATGTTGCGGCATCCCCGGCTTTGACATTGTATGTGGCATCGTCGACAGTCATCCGTCCCTCGCCCGACAGGATGTAATAGACCTCTTCCATGACCTCGTGGCGGTGATATCCGACCGAGTTTCCCGGCGGGAGGAGGTAGTGGTTGACAAATCCCCATTTTGTTCTGAAGCATTCGGTCGGCATGACAACCCGCCGGTACATATCCCCTTTGCCGTTGTAGAAGCTTGGAACCCGGTCGAGAAGCCGCTTGTCGAGCACAGTCCAGATGAACGGCGGCGGCGATTCCACGATTGCATCGGCGAGATCGTTCTGCTTGGCAAAATCGAGGGCATCGTAGGTACGGTTTTCATAACTGACGCCGATATTCATGAACTCCACCGGTTTGTCGGTGTGGTTATAGATGCCGTGTGACGATCCCATCTGGCAGGGCGCCATCCCCGGTGCGGGAATCGCGGCGGTTCTGCCGTTGACCGTGTATTGTGCGCAGCCATCCAGGATAATGTACATCTCCTCCATTCTACGGTGCACGTGTTCGCCGAGCCCGCTTTTGGGCATGAGGACGCCGCGGTGCAGGAACAGGAACTGCGTCTTGAACTTGTCACGGGGTGTCAGCTCCATATAACTGACCGTTCCGGCGCCGCCATGGGGGAATTGTGCCGACATGTATTTTGAGGGATCGTTACGGCCGAAAAGGGGATTGTTGTTGAATGCCGCATCCTCCGCGTGACAAAGAGATGGCATGTTTCCCTGAACAGCGCCCAGGCCGACCGCAGCCGAACCCGCGAGAAATGTCCGTCTCGAAATACTCCAATTCATGACGTCGCCTCCTGTATCGTTGTATGAAAGTGGGTTGTTGCTTTCAATATATAAAAAAACAGGATGAAACTCCGGTAATTTTTTTATTCATGAACCACCACAGGTATCGGCGATACTGTACTATGGAAAAATAAAGGTATGGAAAACGGTGAATGTTTACAGAAGCTTATGCTCCAATATCATGAAAGACAAGGCTCGCATGATATTTACATTTGACCTCATGGTGAATCGGCGTTATTTTATGATACGGGAGGAATAAATTGTCAGGTTCGGAATTCATCAAAATCGGGAAAAACATGTGCAGGGTGACGATTCGGTCAAAGTCGAAACGAGAACGCCTTGCGCGCATACCCGGAGTTCAGGTCAGCGGAACGAGGGTGATTTTCCCGGAGTGGATTTCCGGAAGTATCCGGAATATTCTTCATCCCTCTGCCAAAAATACCGGTCTTCTGCCCGAGCAGACCGATCTTTTCCGGAAGTAGGAAAGCGAAGCTCGTGATTAAGCCCGGACAGTAAAATCACTTCATCGCGTGATAATTTCATCCATCCCCGAATCGTTTTCGTGTCAGTTCCCCAATACACTGCATGGGATTTTCTTTTTCGGGCGAGAGGATTCATCCAATCCCCCCATCGATGCTGTCAAAGCGCCAATATATGATATAATAACCGGATTTTTCGGTCACAGCAGATCGAGCTCCGACAGCGAAGACATGCATGCCTTGAATATTTCGTGGGGCAATAGTTCGTTCATACAGGAGGTTGTCGCATAAGGGCAATGATTTTTATTACAGGGAGCGCATGACAGTTTCTTTCGGATTACCGGAAAACGACGAAGATCGGGAGGATTCCATTTTTTTTCATCCGATGCGCCGAACACGGTGAGTGTGGGAATATTCAGTGCGGTGGCAATATGTTTGGGACCGGTATCCCCGGTTATGAGAAAAGAAATTCCGGACAGCAGCGCGCCCAGTTCACCCAGACGGGTGGTCGGCTCACGGTAAAATATTCTGTTGACATACTGAGTACAGTTTTTAACTGAATAATATGTCGGGTAATCACCTTTTCCGAACAGAAACAGGATATTATATGATGTTGACTCCGCAAGCAAACTGGCGAGCTCCGAAAAAAAGTGAGCCGGATATTTTTTTGAAGGATATTTTGCGGACGCGAATATTCCGATATATTTTCGACGATTATCGATTGAGGTATAAAACGTATCGGCTGCTTTCAGATCATCGTTTGAAATCGTAATTTCCGGGAAATAATCATCGAACGAGTCAAGCCCGATAATATCGAGTTTCTTAAGGCATCGTATGGCGCTGTATGTTGCGCTCTTATCCTGAAGACGGTAATCGTAGAAGAAGTTTCTCTTCTTGTTGTTTCCAATTCTTACTTTGGACCGTGTCGATAATGCAATCATGAATGAAGTCGGATTGTTGATGTAATCGATAATGACATTATATCTTGAGAAAAAGGATTTGGTATAAAAAAACATCTTGTCGAAGAAAGTTCTTTTTAAAACAATTATTTTATGTAAATTCGGATCGTTTTTAATGATGTCGTATACATCGGGATATATTATGATATCAATTATCGCATCCGGATATAACCGCTTGATGTTTCTGAAAACGGGTGACAACAGGACAGTATCGCCTATCGGTTTCAGACGGATTATCAGGAACTTCGGTTTATCGATCGATTGCAGATATAACTTCAGTGATTGCATGGCAGTGCTTTTCAATTAAGAATGCAATACGTTATAATAGATGCTTTCTACGGCATCGACCCTGATTGAATTGCTCATGTGTGTCACGATGAATTCCCTCGCCCGTTGACCGAATGTCCGCGCGTCATCATGGTTCTCAAGCATATACGAGAGCGCCGCAGTCAATGCATCGGTATCTCCCGGCGGGATAACAAGACCGTTATACCCG
It encodes:
- a CDS encoding T9SS type A sorting domain-containing protein, with protein sequence MKSVAQWVVLLFMGACFTGYSGAQTWTSYTAANSGLAANEVRAIGIDATNARWFGTVNGLCRFDGLTWTTYTVDLKLAHNTVNVIADEVTSHGPEIWVGTNGGVSVMGVEKPDAITVATPYTPENTGLASLTVYSAAVDTGHVKWFGTDKGVSTFSGQEWATHTVEDMLSNNTVLSIAAAEDGWIYLGTKGGGVSRVDGITAASPYDIAWSGIPSDTVYVAYIAMNGDQWFGTDKGVSRHQGHETKKDWTTYSTEDGLADNVVKAISQDRDGVMWFGTINGVSRFDGTSWKTYTVADGLASNKVNAIALDPDGALWFATDGGVSRFGGTISAVDTPDELPTLITITGVYPNPFNPSTTIGFTLPAQGYVTVDIRNLAGQKVRTLVAQSMNAGAHSTVWDGKDESGAVSASGVYIVSIKAGAITASQRMTLVR
- a CDS encoding cupin domain-containing protein, which gives rise to MNWSISRRTFLAGSAAVGLGAVQGNMPSLCHAEDAAFNNNPLFGRNDPSKYMSAQFPHGGAGTVSYMELTPRDKFKTQFLFLHRGVLMPKSGLGEHVHRRMEEMYIILDGCAQYTVNGRTAAIPAPGMAPCQMGSSHGIYNHTDKPVEFMNIGVSYENRTYDALDFAKQNDLADAIVESPPPFIWTVLDKRLLDRVPSFYNGKGDMYRRVVMPTECFRTKWGFVNHYLLPPGNSVGYHRHEVMEEVYYILSGEGRMTVDDATYNVKAGDAATCLLHGAHGLYNNSGKDMELLSIAVPLEKGKYDGTPLGDDLTKR
- a CDS encoding DUF362 domain-containing protein, whose product is MFSRRDFIKTASAVGGIGLTGTVSTLAKRSQDSAGFFGLHPFVENHPEAVFIMRTDVDVKTNSEAKLKVGLDFGRSVIVPKAEEDGGIPLTHKIAIKPNLTCSSTSNKNYTLEYGMGIITDPYFVEGVIESMKELGFSGSQFYMREANCPEDFGPRGFTAMAERTGADLLGGVSSSSSADYLQWVDTPEGMAFRKIPYIWPINAPDTWLLNISKFKSHGMGLTLAAKNNQGSIALGYCGFCGAMSGLLQLTHKNPNAKSDITASFERHLADGIPRWDRPGTTWNSGLGMEVWVQRTVDNHSVTNTGLCIIEGIYGRDGNGFLLGPNPEGNENNPNGEAWDYMTNVIIFGKNPFYTDIIGHWLGGHEAGNMGLFHIAMERGLSETINPHAIPVYEWKNGEAVLTPLTDFERTPLKTYYLPRDYNGQDEPYYHLLNEPYDYGTITSVKEQTKPEAFVLSQNYPNPFNPNTSIEFSLPTYGYTRLEIYSASGQLVDVLVDGYRSAGSHMAVWNTSRRASGTYLYRLTFGGFSETKRMVLLK
- a CDS encoding DUF362 domain-containing protein; its protein translation is MVSRRDFLKTASAVSGLGLTGTLYALDSRYQDSSGFFGVHPFIESHPEAVFIMKTTVDTKTNSDAKRLAGVDFGRSVLIPKSESDGGIPLTYNIPIKPNLTCRGKWMKGYTTEGTMGVVTDSFFVEGIIESMKELGFSGSQFFIREVNCFEDFAEGGYIDLGKRTGAEVRDLEAKVGEISANNLQWMDVPEGVWFTRIPYLWPINAPDSFLINVAKFKAHGMGLTLCAKNLQGTIAHNYQEHCTSFGSSMDMSSSHRNPNAQTDIRNNYNRHVADGIPRWDKPGNSTNAGLGMETWASRCLDNNSVTKPGIHIIEGIYGRDGNFVEGPNPQGLATDYMTNIVIFGKNPFYTDIIGHWLGGHEPGNFGLFHMAIERGLAEVLDPMRIPVYEWTPDGSAKLTPLTDFERTPLLTYYIQRDYNGQTEPQWHLVNEPYDYGTITDVKTPGKPEVFILGQNYPNPFNPNTSIEFVLPSNGYARLEIYNTSGQLVDVLANGYYQAGSHMSVWNTGNYSSGTYFYRLLFGGFSETKRMVLLK
- a CDS encoding glycosyltransferase family 9 protein, whose translation is MQSLKLYLQSIDKPKFLIIRLKPIGDTVLLSPVFRNIKRLYPDAIIDIIIYPDVYDIIKNDPNLHKIIVLKRTFFDKMFFYTKSFFSRYNVIIDYINNPTSFMIALSTRSKVRIGNNKKRNFFYDYRLQDKSATYSAIRCLKKLDIIGLDSFDDYFPEITISNDDLKAADTFYTSIDNRRKYIGIFASAKYPSKKYPAHFFSELASLLAESTSYNILFLFGKGDYPTYYSVKNCTQYVNRIFYREPTTRLGELGALLSGISFLITGDTGPKHIATALNIPTLTVFGASDEKKWNPPDLRRFPVIRKKLSCAPCNKNHCPYATTSCMNELLPHEIFKACMSSLSELDLL